Genomic window (Candidatus Sulfotelmatobacter sp.):
CGGACGGACGATCCGACGGAGCGCATCGACACCAAGATCCTCGAAACGGTCGTCGAGCTGGATGACCCCAAGGGGCTCGTGCCAGGGATGCTGGTCACCGGCTACATCGAGGCCGGCAAGCCTGGCTCCGGTCAAGTTGGCCCGCTTGCCGAGGATCGGCCCTCGATCATGAACCAGGAGGCCAAGAGCAACGGGCGGAGCAGGTGAAGATGAAGCCCCGGACGACTGCGAGATTGCGATTCTCCGTTACGTCGGACCTCTCATTCGAAGCGCCGCCTGCGGCACGATGGTCGAGGGCCGAGGAATAGGTCGTTCTCAGCTCTGACGCGGTCGCCCCACCCGCCGTCCTGGCCGGGTGGGCAGCAACCTTCCAGATGTCCGCTTCTGACCATCGGTGTCCACTCGTGACCGCTGCTGTCCGCACGGGGGTTCCTGATCGAGAACCGACGAGAACTACGCAAGACACGTAGCCTCACGTAAGTCCTTCGGAGCACTCGCCAACAATCGGCCCCGCTCGAAGATGTTCGGGCGGGGCGATCGTTTGAGACGTGACACTGGCGGACACGAGCGGACACGTTGGGCCATTGAGGGGGTAGCCAAAGGGTAGCCAACTAGAGTGAATGCGCGCGGGGTACGGCCTCTCGGAGGCGCCGGCTGCGCCGTGCCGCGATCGGTGGTCCTTCAGGACACCCCGCTCAAGGATGCCGGGTGAGACAAGTCGACGCCGGAGACCTTGACGACGGCCTGCCACGCGGCTTCCTGGCTGGCGTGATCGTAGAGGTGTGGCTGGCGCTGCACCTCAATCGGGCCTGAGAATTTTCCTTGGGCCGAGGCGAAGAATTGCCCTGAGACATCGGTTCCGAACTCCGACGCCTGGAGGTACCGACGAGCCGCGGTCTCCGGCGTCTGATTCATGCCGGGAATGAGGTTCACGATTGGGATCATCAGATACTTCAACGCCGGGCCAGCGTTTCGCACCGCCTTGGTGGCGGTCGCCCCACCGGGCGAGACAGCGTACACGGCCATGCCGGAGGGTAGCCGGCGCGCCAGCGCCGCGACCCACCAAGCGATAATGAGCTTCGCGTCGGCGTACGTATTGTTGGGCACGTACTTCACGTTTGGCCCGTTGCGAATCAGGGCTTCAATGGCCGCGGTCCGGTCTCCCCGGAAGTACTTGGCCGCGAAGGCTGGCAGATCGGTGTAGCTGAACATCGGCACGCCCCCACGGGCAGGTTCCGCGCCGGCGATGACAATCCGCGCGTCGGGGCTTAGCAGGTTGGCGCGGCGCA
Coding sequences:
- a CDS encoding SDR family NAD(P)-dependent oxidoreductase, yielding MEHSIALVTGTTSGLGYAAASMLATKGCRQVIVTGRSLAGVQETAAQLAAETKKQVLTPLELDLDSPSSVQSALAELVRRGQPIDFLLLNAGMVPGKERVITAAGVEASQAPLIGHHQLTVGLRRANLLSPDARIVIAGAEPARGGVPMFSYTDLPAFAAKYFRGDRTAAIEALIRNGPNVKYVPNNTYADAKLIIAWWVAALARRLPSGMAVYAVSPGGATATKAVRNAGPALKYLMIPIVNLIPGMNQTPETAARRYLQASEFGTDVSGQFFASAQGKFSGPIEVQRQPHLYDHASQEAAWQAVVKVSGVDLSHPASLSGVS